GTTGCCTTCGCGCAGCAAGCCGAGTATGTGCGCGGCATCGATCAATCGCCGGTGATGAAAGAAGTCTTCGATGCGATCTCACAGGAATACGAGGCCGCCGTGGTGTATGCCGCTAAATCGCCGGAAGCGGCCGTGCGGGATGCGGCAAAGCGCGTGAGGTTGATTTTGGAATGAGGTTCGTAGTCGCCCCTCAGGGGCAAAACGTTTTGTTGGTTGAACAATTTCCAACTTTTTCAAGATTGACGCCTAAAGGCACAACTACAAACATAAAATATGCGCCGTCGCAATCACACAGGCTATTTGTTTGTCACCCCCTACGCGCTGCATTTCGCCATTTTCATTGGCTTCCCGCTCGTGTTCTCGCTGGTGCTGCTCTTTCACCGCTGGGACATTGTGTCGCCGATGGTGTGGGTGGGCTTGGATAACTTTGCCAAACTTTTTCACGACAATCTGTTTTGGCAGGCGATGCTGAACACCGGCGTCTTCCTGCTGTTGCACATTCCGCTGCAGCTCGTCGTCGCGTTGTTTCTGGCCATTCAGTTGAATCAGCGCATCAAATTGCGGGGATTTTTCCGCGCCGCGTTCTTTCTGCCGGTGGTCGTGAGCGGCGTGGTCATTGCGATTCTGTGGGATCAGCTTTATGCCAAAGACACCGGTGTGCTCAATGCGTTGCTGACGCAAATCGGTTTGCCGAAAATCGGCTGGCTGACCGAGCCGAAGATGGCCATGCCGTCGATTGCGCTCATGGCCACGTGGAAAAACGTCGGGTTGTATATCGTGCTCTTTCTGGTCGGCCTGCAAAGCGTACCGCCGCAGATGTACGAAGCCGCCAGCATCGATGGCGCCGGCGCCTGGCAAAAATTCCGGCGCGTCACGCTGCCGATGCTGAATCCCACGATCTTCATGGTCGTTATTCTCTCCACCATTGGCGGCTTTTCACTTTTCATCGAGCCGTATGTCATGACCGGCGGCGGCCCGATGAATCGCACGCTTTCGGCGATGCTTTACATTTACAAGCAGGGATTTTTCTTCTATCACATGGGTTATGCCGCCACCTTGGGATTCGCGTTCGCGGTGATTGTGCTGATGGTGGTCCTCGTGCAGCGGCGACTGGTGGAAAGAGAATGAAGTTTTTTAAAAACCGCTAATCTACGCTAATGCACGCCAATTTTTATTCGCGGTGATTCGCGTTAATTCGCGGTTGTTTGATTTTGTGTCTTTGGATTATTGTAAAGTCATGACCAAAGTCTGGCGCTACATTTTTCTATCACTCGCAGCCGTCGTTTTCATCTATCCCTTTTTGTGGATGCTCTCCGCCACGCTGCGGCCGGAAAACGAAATCGGCGCGTTGAATTTGTTGCCGTCGCGCTGGACGCTGGCGAGCTATGCGGCCGTCTTTCAGAAAATTCCGCTGCTGCGCGCCTTTGCCAACAGCCTGCTCGTCTCGCTCTCCGTCGTGGCGAGTGTGCTGTTGTTCGGGTCGATGACCGGCTTCGCGCTCTCACGTTTGCAATTTCGCGGCAAGAACGTAATCTTCATGCTGGTCATTTTCACCATGATTCTGCCGGTGCAGTTGACGCTCATTCCACTTTATATTCTCATGGTGAAGCTCGGCTGGGTGGACACCTATCTTGCGCTCATCGTGCCTTATGGCATCAATGCCCTCGGCGTGTTGATGTTTCGTCAGGCATTCAAAACCATTCCGCAGGATGTGATCGATGCCGCGCGCATCGATGGCGCCAGTGAGTTCGGCATTCTCTTTCGCATCTTCTGGCCACTTTCCGTGCCCACCTTGATCACCGTGGCCATTTTGACGTTCATGGGAATCTGGAACGAAGTGTTGTGGCCGATCTTGACGATCCGCAAAAGTGAGCTAATGGTGATGCCGCAGCTTGTGGCGTTGTTCGTCACCGGCGGCGCTGCCGAGAGCCAGCTCGGCGTGCAGTTGGCAGCCGCAACGCTGCTGGCTTTGCCGATAGTGATTGCGTACGCCTTTTTTCAAAAGTATTTTATTGAAAGCATGGCGGCTACAGGATTGAAAGAATAAGTCTATATGTCTTTGGAAAATTTCTTAAAGCAAAAAAGCCACACGCAAAGGCGCAGAGACGCAAAGAATCCGCAAAGGTTTTCTTTGCGATATCTCTGCGACTTTGCGTCTTTGCGTGAAGCCTTTTTCTTAGTACTGGTCGCCGCACTGTGCGCTTGCACACAAAAGCAAACTATTGAGCTGCGGCTAACGAATCTGACTCATCTAAATCACCTTTATCAAGAAGTGACGATTGGCGGCCAGCCGATGGCCATCATCCACATCTATTCGGAATATCCCGACTACCAATGGGTTGATGACAGTGACGAAGGCATTGCGTGCGTCGATGATGCGGCCCGCGCGGCCGTGGTTTATTTGCGGCATTTTGAAGTCACCGGCGATACGACGAGCTTGTGGCGTGCGCGCAAGCTGATCGATTTTTGCCGCTATATGCAAGCCGAGGACGGCTTGTTTTATAATTTCATTTTTGCCGATCATTCCATCAATCGCGACGGCCACACTAGTTTCAAAAGTCTTGGCTGGTGGGCGGCGCGCGGCGTGTGGGCGCTGGGCGAGGGCTGTCGCGTTTTCCGCGATCGCGATCCGGCTTATGCCAGGCGCTTGCAGCAGCACGTGCAGAAAACTTTTGCGCATCTCGACACGCTGTTGCAACACTATCCGGCCATGGATACCATCAACGGCTTCAACGTGCCGCGCTGGCTGCTGTACAACTCCGCCGGCGACGCCACTTCCGAGCTGGTGCTCGGTTTGGCCGCCTACTATCGCGCCATGAATGATCCGCGGGTCAAAACCTATTTGGAAAAATTCGGTGAGGCGTTTGTGGCCATGCAGCTTGGCGACGAGAATCACTTTCCATTCGGCGCAATGCTTTCATGGCAGGATCTCTGGCACGGTTGGGCCAATGGCCAAACGCAGGCGCTGGCAACGATTGCCGCGCTGGTGCAGCGGGAAGATTTTCTCGCCGTGGCAAAACGTGAAGCCGAATTCTTCTTCCCGTATTTGCAGCAAGAAAACTTCCCGCGTGAAATGCAATTTGCCCGAGACGGCAATCAGATTCATGCGACGAAAACCGAGCGTTATTCCCAAATCGCTTACGCGCTACGCCCGATGATCGTCGGTGCGTTGCGTCTCGCCGAAAGCACGAATGACCCGCATTTCGCCGAATTGGCGGCGGATTTGGCGCAGTGGTTTTTCGGAAAGAATGCAGCGCAGGCGCAAATGTATGACCCCAAAACCGGCCGCGGCTTTGACGGCATTCTCTCGGAAAAAGAAATCAACCGCAACGCCGGCGCCGAATCGACGATCGAAGCATTGTACGCTATTCTCGAACTCGAGGCGAATCCGGTGGCGCGGCAAAAGCTGTATGAAAAAATGGAAAGCATGGAGTGATGGATTGTTGGATCGATGGATCAATGAGACCCAATAATCCAAAAATCCAGGAATCCAACAATCCAACAATTTTTACCATAATCTCATTTACGGACATATTCATTTTGAAGGAGTGAAGGCAGATGTTCAAGTTGCAACGCGTCGGCAACGCTGTCCTCGAACCGATCAAAGAAAACGCCTGGGAATCACAAGCGGTGTTCAATCCCGCCGCGATCCGCGAGGGCGAACATGTGCTGATGATTTATCGCGCCGTCGAAGGCGACAACTATTCGACGCTGGGCTACGCCAAACTCGACCGCAGCGGCAAAATTTTGGAGCGTTGGCCGGAACCGATTCTTCGCCGTGAGGCCTCACACGAGAAACGTGGCATTGAAGACCCGCGCATTGCAGAATTCGACGGTCGTTACTATTTGGTTTATGTCGCGTACGACGGCGTGACGGTGCGCACCTGCCTGGCCTCGACGACCGATTTCAACAGAATTGAGAAGCACGGCATTATTATCCCGGATTTGTGGGACAAGGACGCGATGCTCTTTCCGGAACTGGTCAAGGGCAAATTGATTCTGATGCACCGCCTCGAGCCGAATATTCAACTCGCCTTTTTCAATGATATGGAACATCTGCTGAAGCCGGAAAAAGATTACTGGGAGAAGCATGTAGCGGCGTTGGACAAATACACGGCCATGCGTCCGCAGTTTTGGTGGGAAGCAAAAAAGATCGGCGGTGGCGCTCCGCCGATTCCAACAAAAGAGGGATGGCTGGTCATCTATCACGGCGTCGATGACAAACTGGTTTATCGCGCCGGCGCGGCGTTGTTGGATCATGAGAATCCGTTGCGCGTCATCGCGCGCTTCCCCGATCCCATTCTCGAGCCGGAACGCCACTTCGAAAAAGTCGGCGACGTGCCCAACGTGGTTTTCCCGACTGGCACCGCGCTGTTTGATGACGAGTTGCTGATTTATTACGGCGGCGCGGACAAAGCGATCGGCATGGCCAAAGCCAGTTTCGAAGAGTTGTTGCATGAACTCAAACGCTTCAAAGTGTGATTGGATATGAACTCAATCGATCTGAACGGTGTTTGGGAATTTCAACCCGATTGGCATTCGCCGCGAATCAGCCAATTGCCGGGTGGACTTTTACAAAAGGACGAGTGGTTGCCGGCGAGCGTGCCGGGTACGCTGCACACGGATTTGCTGGCCGCTGAAAAAATTCCTGATCCGTTCTATCGCGACAACGAATGGCAGGTACAATGGGTGGCGGAAATCGGCTGGCGTTATCGGCGCACTTTTCACGTGCCGGCAGACTTTCTATCGCGCACCGCCATTCAGTTTGCGGCAGATGGACTAGATACGTTCGCGGCCATTTTCATCAACGGCCGGCAGGCGGCCGAAACGGCGAACATGTTTGTTCCGCACCGGTTTGAAGTGAAACCGTTGCTGCGGCCTGGTGAAAATGAAATCGAAATTCGTTTTGATTCGCCCATGCAGCGGGCGCAAGAGTTGGAAGCGCGTTACGGCAAGTTGCCGGTGGCGCTGGAGAGTTATCGGGTTTATGCCCGCAAAGCGCAGTACTCTTTCAGTTGGGATTGGGGCCCGAAGCTGGCAACCAGCGGCATCTGGCGATCGATTCGACTCGAAGGCCACCAACACTTGCGCATTCAAAATCTCTTCGCAGAGGTTCACCTCGATCACGATTTGCAGCGCGCTCGCGTGCTGGCAAAGATCGCAGTTGAAAAATTCACTGCAAGCCCTGTGGAATTTGTCGTGGAAATTTCCGGTCCGAATTTTCGCGTGAGCAAGCAGGCGAGCACTTCTGAAACAAATCTTGTGGAGGAGTTTTCAATTGACCAACCGCATTTATGGTGGCCAACCGGCTATGGCGAGCAGCTTTTGTATGAATTGAAAGTGCGCGCTCGCGTCGATGGTGAAACCGAAGACGAGCAGACAACTCGCTTTGGCATCCGCCGGCTCGAGCTGGTGCGCGAGCCGGATGCCGGCGGCGAATCTTTTCTGTTTCGTCTCAATAACGTGCCCATCTTTTGCAAAGGCGCCGATTGGATTCCGGCGGATTCATTCATCCCGCGTATTGCAAACGAAAAGTACCGCGCCTTGTTGAGCATGGCCCGCGAGGCCAACATGAACATGCTGCGCATTTGGGGCGGCGGCATTTACGAGCAGAAGATCTTTTATGATCTCTGTGACGAGCTGGGCATTTTGGTGTGGCAGGATTTTATGTTTGCCTGCGGTGGTTATCCGGACTATCCGGAATTTACCGATAATGTGCGGCGCGAAATCGCGACGGTTGTCAAGCAACTGCGCAACCATCCCTGCGTCGTCTTGTGGTGTGGCAATAACGAGAACGAGTGGATTTGGAAAATGGAAACACGGCGCTCGTATCGTGAGATGCCGGGTGTTTCCCTGTTCGAAAAGATCATTCCGGAGATTTGCGCCGAGCATGATCCAACGCGGCCCTATTGGCAAAGCTCGCCTTTCGGCGGTAATGATCCCAATTCGGAATCGGAAGGTGATCGTCACCAATGGAACATCTGGAGCAACTGGGTTGATCCGGCAGCGGTGGCCAAAGATCGCGGCCGTTTTCTTTCGGAGTTTGGTTTTCAAGCGCCGGCGACATTGTCAACGTGGGAAAAATTTCTCACGCCCGAAGATCTGCAGCCGCAAAGCGCGGTGTTCGAGCATCACAACAAGCAGGTGGAGGGTTCGGAACGGCTCTTTCGTTTCCTGGCCGGTTTTGTGAGCATGCCGCATGATTTTGAAGATTTCGTTTTCAAAACGCAAGTTGTGCAGGCGGAAGCGCTGAAGACGATGGTGGAACATTGGCGCCGCGAGAAATTTCACACGGCCGGTGCGCTGTTCTGGCAATTGAATGACTGCTGGCCGGTGTCAAGCTGGGCGGTGATTGATAGCGAATTGCAGCCCAAAGCCGCGTATTGGTATGCGCGCCGCTTCTTCGCGCCGTTATTGGTGAGTTTCAAACCTGCCGGCAAGTTCATCGAAGTCTGGGCGACCAATGACGCGCTCGTCACCATCGCGGCTGAGTTCGAGTTCGAGGTTCTCAGTTTTGCGGGAGAAGTGAGTTGGGCGCGTCACGAGCGCGTGCTGATTCCGGCGAATCTTTCACTGCGGCTGGCGGCTCCGGCTTTCGCCGAACTTTTGCAGATCGATCCGCGCCGGCAATACCTGCGCGCGCGGCTGCGGCAGAATGGACACGTGGTTGCGGAGAATCGCCATTTCTTTTGCCGCTACAAACATCTGCAACTGCCACCGCCGCATCTCGCTTGGCAGCTCAAGAAAACGGATGAACAAAATTGGGAGGTGCAAGTCAAATCCGATTGTTTCGTCAAGGCGCTCGCGCTGCCCGAACCGCCTGCAGGCGCGACGTTGACGGAAAATTACTTCGATCTGGATGCCGACTGCGAAATGGTGATAGCGTTGAAAGACTTGCCGGCAACACAAATGCTCGCAGCGGACAGCTTGGGATGGAGGTGGCTCAGTTAGCAAAGCCCGCATCGGAAGAAAGCGCCGGGGTTGGGCGGGTGGATTTCTATCTTGGTGGAAACGTAACTTGCTCTTTATGCCTCATGCAGACCTTGCAAGCCATCATTGTTGATGACGAGTGGCTGGTGCGCTCGGAGCTGAAAATGATGCTGGCCAGCCATCCGGAGATTGTCGTGATCGGCGAGGCCGGCAGCGTCGCCCAAGCCATTCCTTTGATACAGAAAAACTCGCCGGACGTGATCTTTCTGGATATTCAGTTGCCGGGAGCCTCGGGTTTCGATTTGCTCGATCAAGTCGAAACGGGGGCGCGCATCATTTTTATCACCGCCTACGACAAATACGCGCTGCGCGCCTTCGAAGTGAATGCGCTCGACTATTTGCTCAAACCGATCAGCACAGAGCGCTTGGCGAAAGCCATCAAGCGACTGGGCTCGAATGAGCCGCCCACGCCGCAGCCGGGCAAGAGAGTCGCGTATGACGACGTGATCTACGTGATTGTCAACGGCGCGCTGAAGTTCATCAAACTGTCGTTGCTGAAGTGCCTCACCGCCGAGGGCAATTATTCCTACCTCTACTATGCCGACAAGCCGCGCGCGCTGGTTTCAAAGACGCTGCAGGAGTGGGAAGACCTGCTGCCGGAAAAGCACTTCGTGCGGATTCACCGCTCCGCCATCGTGAATTTTGACTATGTGGAGCAGGTGAAGAAATGCAAAAACTACACGCAAGAGGTTTTCATCCACGGCCTGGCAACGCCGTTCATCATGAGCCGGCGTTATGCTTCCAAGCTGAAGCATCTGCTGCCGTTTTAGTCTGCGCGCGGCAATGCGCCTGCCCCTCATGGGTTCGCCTTCAACCCTGAAACCTGCCTGACCCGTTTCCAAACAACGTACAGAAAAATGGCGGCAGCCGCAACTTGCGGAATGCCCGCCAGAGCCATCAGCGCGCCCATGAAGTGATTGCCGGTGTGGGCAAACAGCAAATCTGCAACCAGCCGCACGGGCAGTCCGATATTCAATCCCAAATAACAAATGCGCGCCAGCGCCGGCGGATAACGGCCGCCGCCCGCGGGAAATTCCTCTTTGTTGAGCGGGAACATCCACAAGCCGACGCCGATCACGATATTCACCAACCAACCGACCAGTCCGGCGTGCAAATGCGCGATGACCCAGGGCCGCGGCACCGGGCCAGCGAGCCAATTGTGATACAGGAAAATCGCGCCGAGCAAAAAGGTGAGCACGAGGTAGACGGCACTGGTGCGAATGAACCAGCGAACAATCTGGGGCATCGCCTATCTCCACCCCAACTGCGCGCGGGCGCGGTCCGTCATCATGGCGGGATTCCACGGCGGATCCCACACCACTTCGACCGTGGCACCGGCAACGCCCGGCATGGCGGCGACGGCCCTCTGCGCCCAGGTACTCATCGCGTCGTGCATCGGACAGCCGGGCGTCGTCAACGTCATTTTGACGTGGACCTGATTCTCCGCGTTCGTGTCGATGCTGTAGATCAGCCCGAGGTCAACAATATTCAATCCGATTTCAGGATCGATTACCTCACGGAGTTTGGCGAGAATGTCTTGTTCGGTGAGCATGGTTTTGACTTCCTCTCATCGCCTGAAAATCGTGACCATATTCCACGCAAAGATCGCCGCGCTGGCAGCGATGACAAGCGCGCCGCTGCGGAACACAAGGGTGTTTGCCAATGGCAAGGCGACAGCAGCGATGAAGAACCCGGCCAACATCAATCCCAATTCGATTTTCGCTAGCCGTTCATCAAACATGTCTTTCAGCATCGGCACTTTGGCCTGGCCCACCTTGTCGCTGTACTTGTTGAACCAAACCAGAAATGGCAGAATCTTGTACATTTGCCCGACGATGATGAATCCGGCGAAGCCAACGAAGGCCAGCCAGCCATAGAGCAGAAGGAAGCCTTCGCGCACTGCCGGTGGCCAGCGGGCCGGCAGGAAGAATTGCGCCACACCGAGCGCGGTTGTCAATCCCAAAAAGATGAATGACAGCACGGTGTGAACGGTGCTGACGTCTGTCTGCTTGCGCAGGCGCCGGCGAAACACCAGCCCCATTTGCGCCAGGAACGCCGCAATGCCGGCAGCGAGCAGCAGCGCATAGAAGACATCCAAACGGATGGCACTGGCCGCGTGGCCGGCAAACAGGTTGCAGCTCCAGGCCGTCATCAACCCGATGGTCGCGACGCTGACGAGGCCAAACGCCCACTTGCCGGCCGTCATGGAATAGCCGTGGGCGAGCGTGAACATGGGAATGAGTTTGTACGCCACCCCCATCACGACCAGCAGCACCCACCCGAGAAATGCCAAATGCGCGTGCGCGCGCAGATAGTGTAAATGATCGCCGGGCAAATAAGGTCGCCACAAATTGTAAGCGAGCGCAACGCCCAGCGCCGCTGCCAAAATAATCGCCACCAACGCGGCCAGAATGTGAATGCCGGTGAGGTTCCACTTTTCGACTTGGGCCAGCGTCGCCAGCAGATTGGCGGTAAAAAGCACGAACGCGGCCAGCGTCAAAAGTCCCGAGCCCCACAAGCCGGGTCCGGTTCGATAAAGCCACATATGAACGATCATGCCAAACGCGCCGGGCAGAAAAAGCCAGAAGGTGACGTGCGCCAGCCGCGCGCTCCACAATTTGGTCTCCAACACCACCGGCACGAGTTGATAGAGCGCGCCCATCATGACCATGCTGATCCATCCCAGCGCCGCGAGATGCGTCAAGCCGAGCAGATGCGGTTGGAAGTAATGGCCCTGCATCCACGGCGCCACGAAGACCAACGCGAGGGCCAGCAAGAAGTACGCAGCGATGCTGACGATGAAATGATTCCGCACCAGTGCAAAGGGCGGGGCATACGAGGTGGTGAGTCCGGGGCCGAGCATGGCTGTTCTTTTCAACAAGTGCGCTTGATTGTCATGATTGCTAGGGCGAGGTGGTTACAGTTTCATACCTTGCTGATCTGCACTCTCCACACGTCCGGTCCCTGCTCCAAATAGTCCCATGTGAATCGGCCCGCTTGCTCAAACATGAACTGATAATAGAGCGGCTTGGGATCGTGATCGTTCACCAGGACAAAAGCCTCGCTGGGCGCGAGCGCTTCAAACGTCTGAAAGATGAGCGGATGGCGTTTGGCCGGCGGCAGCTCGCGGACATCCAAAGCTTGCGTGTCAGGAATCGGGTTCATCATGATTTCTCCGTCTTTCCAGATTTGAACGTGAAAATCGGTCTCCGCTATTTTCTCGACTTGCCACTTGTATCCCCGCGCCTGCAATTTCTCATACAAAAACAAAGGCTCACGATGATGGTGCACGAACAGCAGCGTCTTTTCATCAACTCGGGGAATGATTTCGAGGATTTTCATCATCGGCTCGGGCGGCGACAGCGCACGCACATCAAGCGCAATGGTCTTTTCCCGGGAAGGAACGTCGGACTTTGCGCCAATTCTTTCCTCCCCTTTGCCGGTTTCCCCTTGCTCCGCTGACGGGCGGCGATAGAAGTGCACGTGAAACGCGCCCTCCAGAAACTCGGTGAAATGATCAAAGCCGCGCTTGCCGAGCACGCTGTAAAGCGGAATCGGTTCAAAGCTGTTGATCAAACGCAGGTATTGATTCGGCGCCAATTGTTCGACACGCTGCAAAATCGTCTTCAGCGGATCCGTGCCGCTCTGCAGAAGGGGGCGAACGTCCAAATCAACCGGCTGCCGTTCGTCCAAAACCTGCGGACGCCCGGCGTTGCGCTGAGCCGGTGCGGCAGCGGATGACGTTTCTGGTATTGGCATATTGGCGCCGATTTTCTGGTTGAGCTTTTGCAGCAATTCGGACAGGTTCACGCCCGCGATTTTCGCGGCCTGCTCGATGGTCACGCGCGGCGCCAGGGCTTTGCGCAAGAGGGGGTTTTGCAGCTTGCTGAAATGCGCGCTGGTTTCCAGCAGCACCGCGAGCGTCTGCGGATGCTCTTTGAGCATTTTTCCGACTTTGGTATCGCGGGAGATCATGGTTTTTTTCTTTCTGCGCTGCGTTGCTGGCTCAGATATTCGGCGATGATTCGAATCTGCTCATCGGGCAGATAAAAGAACGGCGGCATGCGCGTGTTGCTTTTGATGGCATTGGGATTCTTGATCCAGCGCGCCATCCAGTCCACCTCACGTCTTGTACCGACGTCATCAAGGGCAGGCCCGACCGTGCTGCCCATGCCATGCAGCTTGTGACAGGAAAAGCAGCCGTATTTCTTCATCAGCGCGTGGCCTGCGCTGCCGTCATCCTGGACGGCTGCGCTGGTGGCGTTGTAAAACGCGAGATTGATCGTTACCGTCGTCAGCAACAAGCCGAAGAATCCAGCCAGGAACAGGAAGAAAACCTTTTTGCTCGGTGGGGTCATGGTTGAAATTCTGATTCAATTCCAAAGCCTCTGCAGCAAGACGGCACCGCCAGGAACCGCAATACCGTTTCTTCAACTCGAGATCGCAAAGCTTTACTGGTCTTGCCTCAAAGCACAAAACGCTTGGGCATCACCCCGGTTTGCGCTTCAACTTCCTCCAGGACATTCTGCGCGACGTTTACCAAGCGTCTGGCCACTTCAAGCTGGGGCTGCGCGAGCACCACGGGCGCGCCGGTATCGCCGCCGACGCGGAGGGCCGTGGTAATTGGGAGGTCGCCGAGAAAACGCACGCCCTCGCGTTGCGCGGCTTCCCGCGCGCCGCCGTAGCCGAAAATGTCGTGCTCCCTGCCGCATTCCGGACAGAGAAAGCGGCTCATGTTTTCGATCACGCCCAGCACCGGCACGTTGACCTTCTGAAACATGCGCAGGCCTTTCATGGCATCGCTCAGCGCCACCGGTTGCGGCGTGGAAACGATGATCGCGCCGGTGAGCACGAGTTTCTGCGAGATGGTGAGTTGCGCATCGCCGGTGCCGGGCGGCAGGTCGATGATGAGAAAATCCAACTCGCCCCAGGCCACGTCGCGCAGCATTTGCTCGAGGGCACGGCCCACCAGCGGCCCGCGCCAAATCACCGCGGTGTCGCCCGGCGCCAAAAATCCCAGCGACATGACTTTGACGCCGTCGCGCTCGAGCGGAACGAT
The window above is part of the bacterium genome. Proteins encoded here:
- a CDS encoding glycoside hydrolase family 9 protein; the encoded protein is MAIIHIYSEYPDYQWVDDSDEGIACVDDAARAAVVYLRHFEVTGDTTSLWRARKLIDFCRYMQAEDGLFYNFIFADHSINRDGHTSFKSLGWWAARGVWALGEGCRVFRDRDPAYARRLQQHVQKTFAHLDTLLQHYPAMDTINGFNVPRWLLYNSAGDATSELVLGLAAYYRAMNDPRVKTYLEKFGEAFVAMQLGDENHFPFGAMLSWQDLWHGWANGQTQALATIAALVQREDFLAVAKREAEFFFPYLQQENFPREMQFARDGNQIHATKTERYSQIAYALRPMIVGALRLAESTNDPHFAELAADLAQWFFGKNAAQAQMYDPKTGRGFDGILSEKEINRNAGAESTIEALYAILELEANPVARQKLYEKMESME
- a CDS encoding iron-sulfur cluster assembly protein, with translation MLTEQDILAKLREVIDPEIGLNIVDLGLIYSIDTNAENQVHVKMTLTTPGCPMHDAMSTWAQRAVAAMPGVAGATVEVVWDPPWNPAMMTDRARAQLGWR
- a CDS encoding cytochrome c, whose translation is MTPPSKKVFFLFLAGFFGLLLTTVTINLAFYNATSAAVQDDGSAGHALMKKYGCFSCHKLHGMGSTVGPALDDVGTRREVDWMARWIKNPNAIKSNTRMPPFFYLPDEQIRIIAEYLSQQRSAERKKP
- a CDS encoding glycoside hydrolase family 2 protein; the protein is MNSIDLNGVWEFQPDWHSPRISQLPGGLLQKDEWLPASVPGTLHTDLLAAEKIPDPFYRDNEWQVQWVAEIGWRYRRTFHVPADFLSRTAIQFAADGLDTFAAIFINGRQAAETANMFVPHRFEVKPLLRPGENEIEIRFDSPMQRAQELEARYGKLPVALESYRVYARKAQYSFSWDWGPKLATSGIWRSIRLEGHQHLRIQNLFAEVHLDHDLQRARVLAKIAVEKFTASPVEFVVEISGPNFRVSKQASTSETNLVEEFSIDQPHLWWPTGYGEQLLYELKVRARVDGETEDEQTTRFGIRRLELVREPDAGGESFLFRLNNVPIFCKGADWIPADSFIPRIANEKYRALLSMAREANMNMLRIWGGGIYEQKIFYDLCDELGILVWQDFMFACGGYPDYPEFTDNVRREIATVVKQLRNHPCVVLWCGNNENEWIWKMETRRSYREMPGVSLFEKIIPEICAEHDPTRPYWQSSPFGGNDPNSESEGDRHQWNIWSNWVDPAAVAKDRGRFLSEFGFQAPATLSTWEKFLTPEDLQPQSAVFEHHNKQVEGSERLFRFLAGFVSMPHDFEDFVFKTQVVQAEALKTMVEHWRREKFHTAGALFWQLNDCWPVSSWAVIDSELQPKAAYWYARRFFAPLLVSFKPAGKFIEVWATNDALVTIAAEFEFEVLSFAGEVSWARHERVLIPANLSLRLAAPAFAELLQIDPRRQYLRARLRQNGHVVAENRHFFCRYKHLQLPPPHLAWQLKKTDEQNWEVQVKSDCFVKALALPEPPAGATLTENYFDLDADCEMVIALKDLPATQMLAADSLGWRWLS
- a CDS encoding DUF2249 domain-containing protein, translating into MNPIPDTQALDVRELPPAKRHPLIFQTFEALAPSEAFVLVNDHDPKPLYYQFMFEQAGRFTWDYLEQGPDVWRVQISKV
- a CDS encoding Mrp/NBP35 family ATP-binding protein encodes the protein MATKEEVLQKLRSVPYPGYSRDIVSFGLVQEVAACGDMATLKLELVTTEGKAGERLRPSVEQALRELGITKLNLQINEKTAAQAQAEKQAARQAATDNSLAGVQYKIAVASGKGGVGKSTVAVNLAFALKTLGKKVGLLDADIYGPNLPMMLGLEGQQPRSANRKIVPLERDGVKVMSLGFLAPGDTAVIWRGPLVGRALEQMLRDVAWGELDFLIIDLPPGTGDAQLTISQKLVLTGAIIVSTPQPVALSDAMKGLRMFQKVNVPVLGVIENMSRFLCPECGREHDIFGYGGAREAAQREGVRFLGDLPITTALRVGGDTGAPVVLAQPQLEVARRLVNVAQNVLEEVEAQTGVMPKRFVL
- a CDS encoding carbohydrate ABC transporter permease — its product is MTKVWRYIFLSLAAVVFIYPFLWMLSATLRPENEIGALNLLPSRWTLASYAAVFQKIPLLRAFANSLLVSLSVVASVLLFGSMTGFALSRLQFRGKNVIFMLVIFTMILPVQLTLIPLYILMVKLGWVDTYLALIVPYGINALGVLMFRQAFKTIPQDVIDAARIDGASEFGILFRIFWPLSVPTLITVAILTFMGIWNEVLWPILTIRKSELMVMPQLVALFVTGGAAESQLGVQLAAATLLALPIVIAYAFFQKYFIESMAATGLKE
- a CDS encoding LytTR family DNA-binding domain-containing protein — its product is MQAIIVDDEWLVRSELKMMLASHPEIVVIGEAGSVAQAIPLIQKNSPDVIFLDIQLPGASGFDLLDQVETGARIIFITAYDKYALRAFEVNALDYLLKPISTERLAKAIKRLGSNEPPTPQPGKRVAYDDVIYVIVNGALKFIKLSLLKCLTAEGNYSYLYYADKPRALVSKTLQEWEDLLPEKHFVRIHRSAIVNFDYVEQVKKCKNYTQEVFIHGLATPFIMSRRYASKLKHLLPF
- a CDS encoding sugar ABC transporter permease, giving the protein MRRRNHTGYLFVTPYALHFAIFIGFPLVFSLVLLFHRWDIVSPMVWVGLDNFAKLFHDNLFWQAMLNTGVFLLLHIPLQLVVALFLAIQLNQRIKLRGFFRAAFFLPVVVSGVVIAILWDQLYAKDTGVLNALLTQIGLPKIGWLTEPKMAMPSIALMATWKNVGLYIVLFLVGLQSVPPQMYEAASIDGAGAWQKFRRVTLPMLNPTIFMVVILSTIGGFSLFIEPYVMTGGGPMNRTLSAMLYIYKQGFFFYHMGYAATLGFAFAVIVLMVVLVQRRLVERE
- a CDS encoding glycosidase, with amino-acid sequence MFKLQRVGNAVLEPIKENAWESQAVFNPAAIREGEHVLMIYRAVEGDNYSTLGYAKLDRSGKILERWPEPILRREASHEKRGIEDPRIAEFDGRYYLVYVAYDGVTVRTCLASTTDFNRIEKHGIIIPDLWDKDAMLFPELVKGKLILMHRLEPNIQLAFFNDMEHLLKPEKDYWEKHVAALDKYTAMRPQFWWEAKKIGGGAPPIPTKEGWLVIYHGVDDKLVYRAGAALLDHENPLRVIARFPDPILEPERHFEKVGDVPNVVFPTGTALFDDELLIYYGGADKAIGMAKASFEELLHELKRFKV